CAACAGCTGCTTTGACAGCTCCAGTATGCTAGCAGACGACATTGTGGTAAACAATGGCCTTGTTCACGTTGAAGCGTGTTCGTCAGtgcccctcaccctctcgtACAAAATCCTACAACGCTGGTGAGGCGCGACGAAAGGCGGAaggaagaaggcaaagaagtGAAAACGAAGTCCTTCGAAGTGGGTGCGCGTGTCTTGTATTTCCTCCTTAGTACCGCTCACAGTGAGCTATGAGAGCAAATCGTAGAGTgcgcggaagagagagatgcgggCGCAGACCTCTGCGTGAAGGAAGTGGGAAtcaaagaaaacgaaaaagaaaaggggaggggaaaggaaaaacaagTGGGCCGTTGAGGTTTGTAGTGGTTGTTTTGTGTTGTCTTCTTGAAGTGGTGCTTGAAGCAGCTGAGGTGGTGTTTTCGTGCACGGGGAAGGGCTAatgagaggaggcggaggcgaatCCAGACGAgtcgcaaaaaaaaaaaaagaaaaaaagaggagagagcaagaaggcTAAGATCAGCGGGCCAGTCAATAGCGCCTACAAAAGCCCAGCCACACGGAAGTGCAAGTATAAAGAGGGGGATGATAGCAAGCGCGAAACGGTGAGTACTAGCCGTGCAACAAGCTCCAGCAAAGGGGAGGTGCCAAGACACACCCGACTGAAATGggtagaggaggaagcgggGTGGCGCCACGATAGGGAAAAGAGcggaagaaagggaaagagaagaggttCAGAACATTCCCGTGAACATACGCGTCAACCGCCCACGCGCTCCTACATTGGATACGTATCACCCAAGAATCACACAGTACGCGAAAGGGGCtacaaagaaagaaagcgatGAGCAGGATGCCCTTCATACTCCTCACCTCCGCTCTGGTTCCTGGGTCTCTCCCGCCCTCACCGCGACTCTTCGCCTCCGTCTGTGTGAGTCTTCTAtgccttttttgttgttgttgcttaGTGCCCATGCGCTGTCGATATCCTGCTTTCCCGTCTGTGTCCTCGTGCGCACTTCCTACCCAACAACCCCCGaccccaccaccaacactctcgctctctcacttACCGACACATCAACggcacaaagagagggatAATGGCCGCGGTGAGTATAAACCAACCCCTAAAAGAAGGGCGAACAGCACCGGAGCGAAGGTGTTGATTAGACAGAGCCGGAGGTGAAGACAGCAAAGCAAAGGGACAGCATGCCGAGTAAGGCACAGCAAGGCAAAGAAAGCGGAGCAACCGTGTAAAGTAAAAGATGGATGTGATATCCAAAACGAAAGCGACGAGTGCGAAGTGCAAGAGCACAGCATGCACAGTAGGCAGAGTGCAGCCAAACGTCAGCAAGACCACTTCCATTGCTAACTTTGTAAAGGGCTGTGCCAGTCTCAACGTAGGCTTGCGTCACGCGATCATACACAGGCACTGTGATGCCCCCTCAAACGTGTAACGGGAGATGAAAGCTGTAGCCGCGAAAGGCCAGCTCGgacagaggaaaagaagagcagGCAACGCGCAGGATCGCACTCTGTCATCCCCCAGCGGTTGCATAGAAGCACTCCCTAAAGCCGcacctgcgtgcgtgtgggcggGGCAGGGGGGCttatccacacacacagcaagagaaagagagagacgtgtcAACACCGAGTACATGGCGCAAAGACCTTCTTGGAAGAGCATACCCAGTACTGACCAAGGCAGATAACAGAACAGGCAAAACGAAAACTCAGCTTGTTTCCTCGCGGTACACTtgcgagggaagaggggagacaGCAAGCTCAATCCTCCCTGTCATCCTTGTTTGTCGGATGCGAAGCGTCCGTGCGTACTCCAGGTGTAGAGCCGTCCGCacccttcaccttctcccaACCGCCAGTACCCGCCCGACGGCTTGGGTAGGCCAGCCCGTCATTCCCGCTAGATGATTGCTTTGGTAGAGACGATTCACGGTATGCAGGTGCAGCAGATGTAGCAGGGGTAGCAGCATGTGGCTCGTGCTCAAGCCCAAACAACTTGGTCACATCGGTGTCGACGCGCTGTGCATGATCACGACGATCCGTAAAGCGCGTCGGCGCCGGCTTTGCACCGTGCTCTCGCGTGTGGGGAAACTGAAAGACAGCGTGCTCGGTGCTGTTGTCCTCGTGGACCTCAACGTTAGTTTCGCTCTGCATCTCCGCCTTGTTGTGGCGCATAATATCCATGAACTGATCGTAATGCCCACGCGGGTCGGTGAACCCCTTCGCACCCTGCGACCGCGACATCGAGAAGTTAAACTCCGCCGCCTCTTGCATCTGCTTGCGCGTCTGCTCCTCGTTCGCTGAGAGTCGTTCATTGTAGACAGGAACACCATGAATGGTGTCTACAGCACGCTTGATGCGCCGCGTGCGGTCGAGCCACCACACAAACTTTGCCTGGTTGCGCTCGTCCTTGCCTATATCTGCCGCGTACATGTGCTTGTAGGTGTTGCTCCGCGTGCTAAAAAGCTTTTTGCGCATCGGCAGCACCTCTGGCTTTTctgtcacctcctccgccatcaCAACTGCCTCGCCacgctccagctgctctaTGCGTCGCTCCTCTAGCATGTCTTCCAACTCGCTCGCCTCGGccgcccgctgctgtcggcgcTTTTCCCGGTCACTTGCGCCGAGATCGTCAAGAGCGCGCACGCCCCGGTGGCGATTTGTCAAGTAttgctcctccttcagcacctcctctttgGTGTAGCCAATCTGACGCAGGATCTCCGCCTCGCGAGCCTTCTCGATTTGGGCCTTGCGTGCCGTCATGTGAGTGTTGGCATCGTCGATGCTCTTGTGTAGCTTTCCCTTGTAGTTTCGGTACTGTGTGCGGGGTAGCTCCACCGTGTCGAGGAtatcctgcagcacctgtcTTTCTAGTTTCGTATGACCCAGTAACTCATCGAGCGGCTTTTTGCGCTGCTCCGGGTGGAGAACCCAGCGAAGGTCCTCGTCATCAATGCGACCGCGTACCAGCGAATATGGCTCATGCTTATCGCGCTCCCACGCAAGAGGGAGGTTGCCGCTAATCACTGTTTGGTCAGTACGCATGTTGTCAGACATCTCCAAGTACGTGTTCAAGTACCACCGCGGGGCTACATGGTCCGTCAGCTCGGTACTGCTGGACTCCTTGGACGTCTCCACGTACATGAGCGGTTCAGTGTTCACATCGTCCTGACGAGTGTTGATGCCAAGTGCCGTGAACTGCGGCTTCGTGAACTGCTTCTCCACGGGGTTCTTATCCACGCGTGGCATCTTCTTGGCCACGTAGCGCACAGGTGCTTCGCGCGCGGGCTTCGCACTTGCAACACCCATTGTTCTCCTCTGAAGCCTCTGCGGCAAACTTGGGTTCCCTTACTCCACCCTTGtatgtctgtctgtctccgtgtgtgtgtaaagGGGGGGGTAtgcgcaccgccgtcgccgccgcagtggTTGTCCGTGCTGTTCCCTTTTGCTAACTTGAtgccctcctttttttctctgttcttctcCACATAGAGGTGAGTGCGCGACCGTTTGTTTTGAGCGTCAGCGCCCCAGTAGGTAATGTGAGGTGAGTGTgggcgagagaagcacaacTCCGCCTCGTCATTGCACTCATGCGCACAGTGAGAAAGAGGGTCACTGTTGGTCACCTCGGTGCAACACGCATAGTTTCGCAAGAATCAGACaaagcagaggagaggcaaagatATAGAACAAAATAAAGGGCTTAAAAGCGCGGCCCTCTTCGCATACGGCAGTGacaggaaggggggaagtgaCGCGGCTGACTGTACCGTCCCTCACTCTATCACCTGACATGCATCTAGTGCGCAGCACAGAattgtcccctccccctccactctcCTCTATCTCCCTCTTTGTTCCCTCCGCCCCCCTTTGCATACCTGGTGGAAACACCATCCACAAGCTGTCTAAGCCGTCTGTGTCCTCGCTTGTCAAGCACCTCTCGGGTGCGTGCAACAGATCCTTTCCCCGCGTGGCGCCTCTCCTACTCCAGAACTTGCAAGCCCCTGAACAATTCGTGAAGGGCCGTGAAGACACGGAAGAGAATGTGTGGGTAACGCAGCGCACTAAGGCTTACGCGAAGTAGGCCGCCACTAATCAATGCCAGGGAAAGAGTGTCAGAGCACcgcagaggaaaggaagagggagccagggaagaagagaccAGCTCCACACAGACAGCGCATCAAACGggggcagaaagagaaagagggagcgccAGATGCGGCGCGCCAGCATGAAGGCCATTCCGCGTCCCAACAGTCACCGCGCTTCCCTACTACGTCGGTAAACGCGCATGAAGGCAATCAGTGTCACGGCCAATGCCATAGCACTGGATTAAGGCAAGCCTTCTCCTGATTCGGCATATCTATTTGAAACTcttgtctttctttttcttttccttttccttttccttcttcgcGTGCTGCTGGATATGCGCCGAGCTCATCAAGAGAGATAGATGAGGCAGTGACGCTacaacaaaggaaaagggggatcAAACAGAGCCAAAACACcaaagtaaaaaaaaaaatggagttgaagaagagaaagacggaaaagagaaaatcgtaaaagagagagaaagaaagggatcTATGATGTGCCggtaggagaggggggcacatGTGCTTCGGAAGAGCGTACAGTCAGCGACGAACCAGCGTCAAGGTGCAACTTacttcttcgccgccttcttcgcaGTCCTCTTCAcagccttcttcgccttcttcacgGCCTTCTTCACGGCCTTCTTCACagccttcttcgccgccttcgcAGCCTTCTTCACGGCCTTCTTCGGTGCAGCCCCCTTCGGCGCAGCCCTCTTCGGCGCAGCCCTCTTCGGCGCAGCCTTCTTTGCCGCAGCCTTCTTTGCCGCAGCCTTCTTTGCCGCAGCCTTCTTTGCCGCAGCCTTCTTTACCGCAGCCTTCTTCGGAGACGGGTGGGGAGACCTCTGCGGCGAGTTcgaggcggccgcagcggcagcaccggtggaGTTAGCGAACATCTTTGAAGGGGTGGTTTGGGAGTGTGGGGGAGTATAAATATGGAGAGGTGCGTGCTGTGAGTGGCGGGAGGACTGAGGAGAGCTAGCGCCGTAGGGTGTGATGAGTGCAGGCGGGGGTAGGAgcgtggggagaggggacggCGTGTGCGTCGACATCgaaacaggaaagagagcaagagagaagggacaGAGAGGAGTGCAGTGCAGGCAACGATGCTGGACGACAGTGGGTGGAGGTGCGAGAGAGCAAGCGGCCGAGCCACGTCGTTGGCGAGCACATCACGTCACCCGCCCCCTGCCCTCCATTCGgcagcgcagacacacacacgccgcgaCGGTGCCATGCCAGCGGAAAGCAAGCAGGTGAGGGGCAAGTGCGCAACAGGGGGTGCATGTTCGtctgtgtgggggtgggggacaTTGCGAGCCTTGCAGCGTGTCAGGCCCAACGGCAGCACGCACGCTCGTTCTCTGAGTGCATCCCACACTGCGGCCGCGGTGGACACGACATTCAGAGCACCTGCTCTCGCAGCACCGTCTTGAGacgtgcgcagcggctggcgTGCGTTCCTTGTACTTCACATCATGAGGGCCTGCGCGCAGCCGCGGGGCGGGTGGCACGGGGAGGCAGCACGTGACGAGgtaggaaagagaagcaacatgaaaacgagagaagagaacgaaCAGGGTCGCAAGCAagccaagaagagagggagaatcGCCAAcgccaacacgcacacgcccactcacacacgcacgcgccatCGCCAGTAATAAACCACCCTCAGCCACCGCCAGTGCCGCTCGGCGGCCCGGACAGAGCAAAAGAGGCGCATGAAAAGCACGGGAGGAGACTGCGAGGAGACACAGcgggcacgcacgcacgcaaacGCGCGAGGGTGGCGCGGTGGCAGGCAGCGCCAAAGCAAAAAGGCGGacaaaagggagggggaaggcgtGCGCGAAATtgcgcgagagaggcgcggcAGAAGGCACACCGCCAACTCGGtggtgaaagggggaaagcagTCGGAGATGGGCCATCACGTCAAAGACGCCCACAAGGAAGAGCCCAGTGGAACGCACGTGTCCAAAAAAGAGCGCGTGCAGGCGAAGCCACAAAAACAAAGGGGAGAGACCACAGACCAGCGCCACtggacgcagcggcagagaggaggagagggcggcaCAGAGTTTCCCAGCAACAAAGCAGTGGCACAGAGAACTACCGGAAAAGTGGAGTGAGGGGGCCCCCACATTCCAGTAGTACGCCTCGTTTTCCGCCTCTCAACGCGTCAAACTCAACCATGAACACGTCGGCGAACATGCGCATTACAGCCGCAGCCCATCTGTCTCTGTTGCGCCACGGCTGCGCCAAGGAGCCCGGCCCACCCAATACCCTTGGGGGTCGCTCAGCCAACTGCAATGCCACCGCATACAACGCAGGCTGAGTCCACAACTACGCCCAACATCatcgcagcgcagccactgcagagaggcagcaggcGAATGCATATGTTTGCGGGACCGTCGACACAATCCGTCGCGGGCTTCTACTAACCTGCTTACAGCAACACGTCTCTTCCGCACAGCACTAGCACAGACCCGTCCGACAGCCCCAGGAGTCTGCAGCCGTACCCGAGGACGGGCTGCAGGtcgcttggcttccccacaacGAGTGGGTGCTGAGCACTGGATACAACTCGGTGAGATGGCCGGCCATCATGAGAAGGCCAATGTAGAGTAAAAAAGGGACAAAACAAGTGCATGAATAGGTGTCGGTGAGTGTGTCAGCGTATCATAATGTGCCGACGACGTCCTCAtcgaagaaaaaaggggaagcaAAGGGCTATAGTCGAACGAAGAAAACAGGCGAGACAACGTGCACACTCGCACGGGCGCAAACAGCGACGGGGTGCAGGCGCAAGGAAAATGTATAGAAATCTATAGGGAAGCTATACGTGCTGGAAATCCCCACATCTACAGCACCAACACCGTCTACAACAGGGAAAGGGCTGTACAGATGTGCGTGCAGGGAATACACAACAGCGAGAGACACAAAGTCAATCACACTTGAAACACGCAAAAACCAACCGAGGCGAGAAGCTCGGACAGagacgagaagaggaagggaaatagagagagaaaacagaaagGAAGCGTTAAGCGCCTCAAGGACAGCGGTCTAGCGCGGATAGGCACAGAAGCACGAACAGTGAATggcacagcggcggtgcagcacacgcacatagaGTAGTAGTACAGCTCACGACACACATTGCGCCGCTTTCCAGCTCAGtcatgcacacacagagcaaCATACACACAGTGGCAGCCAGGCAAGACATGCCTGCGCCCCACACAAACGCGTGTGGCACCCCACACACTTACACGGTGCACAGCAGAAACTGCGCGCCCGCTACACAGGCATGAATGCCAAgcaaagagcgagagagcaagcACGACAGTCACATGGAAAGCCCGGAGAtcagggaaaggagggaagcaTTCGCCACGCACAGTATCGCCATtagcagcacagcacatgGCTAGCAGGCACACATTCTCGCCTAGGACCCGTTGCACAGGTAGCGACGCTCCAGGCGCGCAAAAGTACTTCCTCATTGGTGGCGCGACCATCACCTTCACAGCAACGTCCATCATCGTCGGATACATGTACCCCTTGTTCTCCACcgtccagcgctgctgctccacgaTTAGCACCATATCGTTGTTGAGGATACACTTGCTCACATTGTGGTCTCCGATTTCCTTCGGGATAATCTTCATCAGCTGTGCGGTAAAGATAAACCAGGTTGTGTACCCGAGGAACCCGTCGTATCCATAACCCGGACATTGCATATCCTGCATGCACTCAAAGTTATCGTGGCTGCTCGTATCAATGCCGAAGTACTCCTTTACTTTGTCCACCCAAAACTGCGGCCCTTTCTTTGACTCCATCTCGCCGTCAATCAGAGCGCGCGCCAAATATCCAGACATATGCTCACGGACGTCGGGTAGCACCCCTCGTCCGCGGAAACGTGAACGAACTCGGGCTTCGTCTAGTTCAACTTCCTCACGTTCTCCACCATGAATGCGAGCTGCTCGCCAAGGTACCTCTACAGGCGTGTCGTCATGAACTCCACAAGCATGCCAGACCGCCCAATGATCACCTCACCAAACTGAAACTGATTCTTGCGGATCCCAGCGGAGCGCGTCAGGCGCACAAGTTTCAGAAGCTTCTTGGGCGGCTTGCACCCCATCTCGTACAGCGAGTGTGCCCTGTCCCATGAATCGTTGCGAGCACAGACTTTTGGTAGTTGTCCACCGACTAGTGCGTCCTGATCCggctctcctccctcatccCGGAGGACGGGTGCGGCGCGATGTCTCGCTGGCCCTCGGGGTTGTAGTCCCCCACCTgcgcaaaagaaaaaaacgccCGGCAGCCTCCTGCGTAGAGATCGGGATCGGTGACTACAGCAGCAAGATCGATGTGTCGATGACCTTACACTTCTCCTGAACCTCGTGTATCAGCTGCAGCAATCATGAGTTAATATCTTTGAAGAGCCCCACCAGCTTCTTCACAATTCATCCCTGCTCTAGAAAGTCA
This portion of the Leishmania panamensis strain MHOM/PA/94/PSC-1 chromosome 27 sequence genome encodes:
- a CDS encoding hypothetical protein (TriTrypDB/GeneDB-style sysID: LpmP.27.1220); this encodes MGVASAKPAREAPVRYVAKKMPRVDKNPVEKQFTKPQFTALGINTRQDDVNTEPLMYVETSKESSSTELTDHVAPRWYLNTYLEMSDNMRTDQTVISGNLPLAWERDKHEPYSLVRGRIDDEDLRWVLHPEQRKKPLDELLGHTKLERQVLQDILDTVELPRTQYRNYKGKLHKSIDDANTHMTARKAQIEKAREAEILRQIGYTKEEVLKEEQYLTNRHRGVRALDDLGASDREKRRQQRAAEASELEDMLEERRIEQLERGEAVVMAEEVTEKPEVLPMRKKLFSTRSNTYKHMYAADIGKDERNQAKFVWWLDRTRRIKRAVDTIHGVPVYNERLSANEEQTRKQMQEAAEFNFSMSRSQGAKGFTDPRGHYDQFMDIMRHNKAEMQSETNVEVHEDNSTEHAVFQFPHTREHGAKPAPTRFTDRRDHAQRVDTDVTKLFGLEHEPHAATPATSAAPAYRESSLPKQSSSGNDGLAYPSRRAGTGGWEKVKGADGSTPGVRTDASHPTNKDDRED
- a CDS encoding histone H1, putative (TriTrypDB/GeneDB-style sysID: LpmP.27.1230) — translated: MFANSTGAAAAAASNSPQRSPHPSPKKAAVKKAAAKKAAAKKAAAKKAAAKKAAPKRAAPKRAAPKGAAPKKAVKKAAKAAKKAVKKAVKKAVKKAKKAVKRTAKKAAKK